Genomic window (Amaranthus tricolor cultivar Red isolate AtriRed21 chromosome 7, ASM2621246v1, whole genome shotgun sequence):
GATTATTTCGCTATCTTAGTCGATGAATCCCGTGATGTCTCTTGTAAGCAACAAATGGCTCTTGttttgaaatatgttgataaaaGGGGTTTTGTAATGGAGCGTTTTGTTGGTCTTGCCCATGTTACTAGCACTACTGCTGAGTCACtcaaataaacaatatattCTATGCTTGCTCAATTGTTTTTGAGTCCATCTCATATAAGGGGGCAAGGTTATGATGGAGCAAGCAACATGTGAGGTCATATTAATGAGCTAAGGACTTTAATCCATAATGATTGTTCATCTGCACATTATGTACACTGTTTTGCTCACCAACTTCAATTGACTCTTGTTAAGGTTGCACACAAACATGTTGATGTTGAGCGTCTTATTGATTTGACCAATCTTGCATTGAATACTATTGGTGTTTCTTATAAACGTAGAGATGCGTTTCGAAAAAAAAAGCTGAGATGGTTGAAAAAGCCTTATCTGAAGGTGAGCTATTAATTGGAAAGGGTTTAAATCAAGAAGTTGGTCTTCAAAGACCTGGGGATACTCGTTGGGGTTCTCATTTTAAAACATTCTCCAATTTCATTCAAATGTTTTCTCCTATAGTTAAAGTGCTTGATGTTCTTGTAGTTACCGGAGATGATGGTATAGCTAGAACTCAAGCTATTTTGGATAGcatacaaacttttgattttgcTTTCATGATTTATTTAATGAAATTAGTATTAGGGATCTCTAATGGGCTAAGTCTATCTTTGCAAAGAAGAGATCAAGACGTTGTAAATGCTATGTCCTTGCTTGGCACTACTAAGATTTCAAAAGACTAGGGATGAAGGTTGGGAATCTTTGATAAATGAAGTGAAATCTTTTTGTGTACAACATGACATTGATATTCTTAGAATGGATGAGTTGGCCCCTATACGTGCTCAAGGAAAGTCGAAACGCAGACTCTCAGATGTGACAAATGAGCACTATTATCATGTTAATATTTTCTACACGATTATTGATATGCAAATGCAAGAACTTGATTGTCGCTTTCCTAAGATTGGTACAGATTTACTTATTGGAGTTGGTTGTTTGAATCCTGCTAATTCATTTTCCTATTACAACAAAGAGAAGGTATTCAAAATGGCAAAGTTGTATCCCgatgattttgattattttgcCTTAGATTGTCTTAGTTTTGAGTTGGATActtttattgataatttctcTACTGATAAGCGATTTTCAAGCTTAAGTATTCTTGGTGAATTCTCCAAAACATTAGTTCAATCTGGTTTGTATAAGTCTTGCCCACATTTTTATAAGCTTTTGAAGTTGACGTTGATTTTGCTAGGATCTACAGCAACGGTTGAAAGAGTATTCTCAACAATGAAGATTATCAAAACTGAGTTGCGCAACAAGATATCTGATGAGGTTTTAAATGATACTGCTATAACTTATTTTGAATgtgatttgttttaaaatttgtcAAATGATCATATTATGCGCGGCTTTCAAATATGAAAACTCGACGTGGACAATTACCTTAATCAATTCTTGTTTAATGCAATTTTTAACGTAATtgatttaatctttttttttcaattatcgaCATCCCTCGTCTATTTTTCTGGTTCCGCCCCTGACGCAAACAGATTCTTCAACGATACATTCTTTACTTGCAAAATAACAAAAGCCAAGTAAAAGCACAAACTACAACAGATCGATATTGTTGGAAAAGTGCAGTAGCAATTGTCCATCCGAGTTAAAAATTGAAACTGCAGCTTTGGTTGTGCTGGATTAGCAAGAAACATGATAATCAACAGAGGAAGAGAAAATTACTGACTCGACATTGATGATCTATGTTTCCAATGTACAAGTGAAAATCAGGAATCAAGATGACCATCGGAAAATTGCAATAACCGTCAGAAACAGACAGCAGCATTGGATAGTCAGTTACTATATATGCGTAGATCAGTGCATATTCACTGAGGGAAGAACTCCTCTGGAAGACAAAACTTCAACCCGATGCCCTGCAGCAAAATATGGTCAATTCATTTGCATTGGTAAGACAACTGTATAGCGCAACCAACTTTTTCATATGCATCAAATGGCTAAAAGTGTTTCAAGACAGTAGCTGAAAACCCTGTAATTCAACTCGATATAGCATAAATCTATTCTCGAGGAAATTTAGGAGGTTCAGTTGTTCAAGGAGTTCAGTTGCAACACACCGAGCGAAATTTCTAAATCTCTAAAATCCATCATAGAAATTCGAATCAAACTGTAACTTTGAGGTCTCATTACGAATTCCTCCTAGAATCACAAAGTACAAAGCCCCTTAACCGTGTATGATCATAACTGAGACTGAGAGTTAATATGACACTTCCTCACGGCTCACATAACTGTCCAATATCCAATAATCACTTTTTACCTCCTTCCAATAAGGTTGCATTCTTAAGTTGGTATTGAATACTGGATAGTGTGAATAGAGAGAAAAGTAAGGGAGAAAACTCATTGACACAATCCAAATTGGCAATAGGGCCAAACTTAAAGTACAAAAGGAGTATATCTGACTTTTGGATTTTGCACAAACTGGCTACGTGTGGCATTCAGCATTCTGCCAAATGTCTCTAATTTAACTTCAGTGCATCCTATGATGATTGTATGGAACTATGGACGGTATGATCTTCAATTTTTACATCATCTTCAATAATACACCATTTAATCATAAGTTTAATTCTAAGTAACATACGCTAAAAGAGATCTTGAAAACTTCATCTGAATTCTCACTGCCATTGGTGCTGCTTAAAATTCAAATTCTACACCCATCCGCAAGAAATATGTTAATCCCCTGAATTTTTTTTGGTACATTCATTGCTCAGCCTAGTGGTTGAGGGTTCTTCCTTTGACAGTAGTTCAATTCTCACCAACTACATGAAGGATTAAGTCTCTTCCCCTTGTCTATAGGGGTTTCTAGCCAACCCATTTACCGAATCCAAAAAAAATGGAGCTATAATCAAGGTGAAGATGCTAGCTTAATGAATATGAGGGGAACTTTAGCGAGAAAGTACCTGTGTGGAGTACCTTATTATGAACTTAATGATGGATAATAGTTGAAAACATAGAGTTTAATTCTAACAAAcaaattttcttattcattaaaaaaagagagaaaatagTGCACAGTGTATTTGTCATAGTATGCaatccaaaaaataattttagaaaccAATTATGAAATAGACTTACAAGCATACAAATCAATacaaaaaattcacaaaaaacATAGGATGAACACATATTATGCCACAAGGTTTAATTTGAGTATTTGACAATtctacaaaattataaaaaatataatacgaTTATAATTTAAGCATAAGAGCAccctatatataattatataaccTTGTCAATGTTCTGTTTTGATTAAATACATACTATCATGTTATAACTTGCAACCTTTGCACATGGCGGAATGGAACTTTCGTCATGTACAATTTTGCATttgtttcaatgtaaattttataacATCTACAACTAAAAACAGCTTTTTCcagaaaaaagaaaaggcaaGACACATCAGCTACTTCAAAATTTAATGGAGGCTCAATAAAGCGCATGTCGCAAAGATAAAGAAATGAGCAACGCACTAAATACAAAATTTTGTGTTATCATCCCAAAGTGTCTTTCATATATTTAGTTTAGAAGTGTCAAAGACATTAGAAGCAATATATCCAAAAAGATTTACATAAAATTGGAAAACAACAAACGAGTGGAAGACAATGGAAAATAAGTGCCAAATGGTTGCAATTATATAAACTCAACTAGGAAAGCTTCTATAATACCTCAGAAAATTTAATATCAGCATCACTGTGATCATTTTTTCTCCCAGCTGCATCACCAACATAAAAGGACCTGTCAATAGGACAGCTTAGAGCAGCTCGTAGATAAGAGAACGCAAAATGTTGATAGCAAATGTAATGCGACATTCTAATCAAGCTGAACttgaataaagtaaaataatttacttatcCATATCAACAGGAATCCCAGAATTGAAGTGTTGTTCCATAAGATGCCACATTCCAGTTTTGGGTTTACGGTATTGGTCTTTAGGTCCAAACCCACATGCTATGAATACCTGTAAACAATTGTCATTAAAGTATTCAATACATCTTGTACATCGTATAAAAAGTTAACTAATTATTGTATGTATGTCCACTCATTCAAATGAAATCTAATCACTCAACTTATCCGTGAAACCAAGGCCCTTTATGACGTCTTCATTTGGCATTCTATCTTTAAGTGTATGTCCACTCATTCATCTCAACATATGCATCCCGGCCACCATCTTCTTACAATTATCTCTATTGAAAGCCAAACATTCGAACCCATAAAGTGATACTTGTCTGATGACACTTTGATAGAATTTTCTCACTAATTTGATTGATACACTTTGATCACATAATATTCTGGTCGCATTTCTTATTTGATAGGAACTTTATAAACAATACCAAAGTTACAAGTCAATGTTTTGGGAGAACCCAAGAACTAATAAGCTCATAGGTGAAGAAGCAATATTTTGATGCAAACTGCTctataacacacacacacataaatgTTTTGTCGGACAATTCTGTAAATACATGCCTTCAGTATACATCTCcttaagagaaaataaaaatcgatCTACTACAATCCTGGCTACGCTTTAACATATTTTGCCAACCACCAGGCCCCAGGCACTTAACTACTTCATACCAGTCCAAAAAGttatactccttcctattcaaCGACTCAAGCTAGTAGTCTCCTTTAGTTTTTTGTCAATATTAACTTActattaatatgtattttattcttaagatATACGTTAAAACACAGTTatttgggatcttgtttgattcgtcttaatgtaaagattattgatattaactttttattatttttaattaagatcaattagagatattaagggttaaaatCACAAGTGTGAGAAACTAAATGGGATTACTAgcttgaataggagggagtactttATACCTACTGATTTTGCTGCAATCATGCGGCCTTGGCATGGATGATCCACGCAATAAAAAGTCCGTAAATGTTTACTTAACCTAATCAAGAATCAGTCTATCACTATCTAGATTTTCAATAtctcttttttttcatttttatagcCCAAATGATTTCGAGCATTTGCATTTATGTAATCACAACCTTCAAAATATCAAGTTCTAAAGCATCTCAAAACTAATCTTCTTTTTAACTTCCCCTACTTAGCTTCTGTCACATCAGCCTAACGAAGCTAAATAAACGCCTTTGCTACGTCCAACAAAGTAGCCGACTATTCTTGTATCAAGATGGGCACGAGGCACCAGCCACAAAAAACAAAGAATCCCAATGTAGGGGAAATCGAACCCACTCAATAACATTAGCAAGTGGAATAGCTCAAAAAATTAGCAACCAAAGAAAAACATCACAGACAAGGTCGTAATTGCAGTTATGTCACTGTATCACAGAAGTGGCACATCAAAGATGTTATAACGAGCCTCGTGGTCATCGCAACAAGAAAATATCAGTAAAAGAAGATCCTTTGATAACTGTAATCtacaatttttataatattttatacatTTTAGTTTAAAACTAGCTTGACTCTGTGCACATGCACGGATCTTGTGTAAAGTCaaaatttaattgaaatataTGATAATACTGTTCTGATTCAAACATATTTTGATAACTATTATTCACTTTCGATAAATACACTAAATTTATTTGCTTGATTAACTTTCACAATTTTATTGCAATTATATGGTGTTGATTGACAGATTAGTCTGTCATCAAATATTGGTACAAGATATCAGCTTATCTTATTCAtggaaatattaaatataatctctaacttttgattaaaaaataaatttccataaGCATTTAGGCAGAAAGTTTTTGCATAAGAGCACAACATATgtcaatattaatttatatttcagTACATTAGTAATGATATTCCTTTTAAGAACCTTACATAGTCAAATAACAAATTACAATGTCCAATATGGTAATGTAACAACTTATAATAGATGTCATCGCATTGTTTTAAGTCACAAATTATGCAACGTGACTTTGCAGTTCAGAAGATTGCAAATCCAAAACAAGTCAACTGTTACTTATCAGAAAGACCTCTACTTTATTCCATGCTATCAACAGATGCAAATAATAGACTTTGTGAAGGAGTAAAATCCAACACCACAATCCTATGAAGCCAGCTAAAATTATTTACAGCTTTTTTTTTTACCTGAATTGGCACTTTCACAAGCTTGATAAAATTGTTGAGGCGCCCAATTTTTGAATCTACAGCCTTCTGTCTTTTATTTTTCCAGCGGTCAATGTTAGATTCATTGGTGAAAATTACCTGAATAATTACACCCATTATTAAATGTACCCAGACAAAAGGAAAGCTTCCTAAGTAAAATCATCTTGTATTCTACTTTTTCTATCTGGGGGTTGGGTGGAGGTGGGGAAAGGTAGGGAGTTATCGAGCAAAAGTGGAAGGAGAAAAGACCCAACTAGTTTGTAGCCATCATTGTACAGCTCTTGCAGTTTTCCAGGTATTGAAGGATACATGAGTTCCCAGGCATCTGCACCAGTCCTGAAAAAGGGCCAAAAAATGTACAACTTACTATCAacatatcaaaataaacaaaactaagAATTACTTTCAAGTATGAAAAAGCAGAGGAACTAATTGACAACAGAATGAAGAAAAATCATGGCGAAGTAATAATATGAGAGCTTTCGTAACAGTGGATGATACATCTATATAGTCATGACATATTGACCAAGTGTACTACAGAAATATATTAGTAACAAAGATGATAGTGAATGGAATAATGAGGCAATAATaacaaagaaataatattagccTGCATCCAGATAAGCTTTAGATCTTTTGACACGATAAGCTTTTGATACATCTAGAGAAACTATTCACTTTACATTGAAAAAAGTTGATAACATACAGTAACACTACATCACCAATCTTATCTTCATCAgtgtaagaaaataaattgcATCAACCATAGAAAAGACTAAAAAGTCCAAATGGAATTTGTACTGTGCTTTTACGTGTGTTGTTTCAAACAAGTAAAATATTCTACGGTGCTTCAACATCCTGATTGAAGAGTTCCATTCTCCTTTTTACCTTTGTTAGAGATGAAGTGGGTGCTTTCATAATTTCGTTAACAAACAATCCATGCCATGTATTGTGATACTTTTGAATTCCAATCAAACAAATATTACAAGAATAAACTGTGCATACAGGACAGCAACTTTCAGAGCTTTACATGCCTCTTCACATCAGTTTTTGCAAGGCATCCATCAAAATCAAATGCTGCAATCTTACTTGTGTCCTCTAGGCCATCATCCTAAAGATAGGTACAAAAACCATAACAGAATCAATAACAAGTAAATGCATCAAATAATAAGTATCGATCAGTAAGATCAATTATGATCTAATAAATTTAGAAATCAGGTTATATT
Coding sequences:
- the LOC130818674 gene encoding uncharacterized protein LOC130818674, encoding MDELAPIRAQGKSKRRLSDVTNEHYYHVNIFYTIIDMQMQELDCRFPKIGTDLLIGVGCLNPANSFSYYNKEKVFKMAKLYPDDFDYFALDCLSFELDTFIDNFSTDKRFSSLSILGEFSKTLVQSGLYKSCPHFYKLLKLTLILLGSTATVERVFSTMKIIKTELRNKISDEVLNDTAITYFECDLF